One region of Alosa sapidissima isolate fAloSap1 chromosome 1, fAloSap1.pri, whole genome shotgun sequence genomic DNA includes:
- the asb10 gene encoding ankyrin repeat and SOCS box protein 10 isoform X2, which yields MEPKVKHRKPKAFRNDVIATAKATGEILQFWNALLMGDDFTIISVIDDPEYTYLIDAVYDTSNIDEWKNYRFNYRVLRLWSLAYEQELTTPLHITAGRGFTECLRLLLLRGANVDLAPGGTTALHEACEECQGECAKLLLSYGANANAVNEDGLMPLHVCTELESIECAKHLLQFGAAVNGRSLEEDDSPLHVACRHGLPDHVSLYLRYGAHLEHHNDEGKSPLNAACSQPQEKATLGRYYQVCQQLVEAGAKVGTEDLQHQTPLHMSCKNVNPDVVDLMLKNGAHVNDMCYGGNAPMHNVLKEVAYKPEHEPERVVQALLNYGSIRVWPGALPQVLKYCCTSPRVIEVLLNAYDRLKITEAWVEAVPPEVFKQHQGFYESVFALTQTPRSLQHLARFKLRNYLEGRLTKVVPKLDLPNFLKKYLLLDFRDYVH from the exons ATGGAACCAAAGGTTAAGCACCGAAAACCGAAGGCATTTCGGAACGATGTGATCGCCACTGCTAAGGCAACGGGGGAAATCCTGCAGTTTTGGAATGCTCTACTGATGGGGGACGACTTTACTATCATTAGTGTAATCGATGACCCCGAGTATACCTACCTTATTGATGCCGTGTACGACACTAGCAACATTGATGAGTGGAAAAACTACAGATTTAACTACCGAGTGCTGA GACTTTGGTCTCTCGCCTACGAGCAGGAGCTCACCACACCCCTGCACATCACAGCCGGCCGTGGCTTCACTGAGTGCTTGAGGCTCTTGCTCCTGAGAGGTGCTAATGTTGACCTGGCACCAGGCGGCACCACTGCTCTGCACGAGGCCTGTGAGGAGTGCCAGGGCGAGTGTGCCAAGCTGCTGTTGTCATATGGTGCTAACGCCAATGCGGTGAATGAGGATGGTCTCATGCCCTTACACGTCTGCACAGAGCTGGAATCCATTGA ATGTGCTAAACACCTACTCCAGTTTGGAGCTGCTGTGAATGGCCGAAGCCTGGAGGAGGATGACAGTCCTCTCCATGTGGCCTGCCGCCACGGCCTGCCTGACCACGTCAGCCTCTACCTGCGCTACGGGGCCCACCTGGAGCATCACAACGATGAGGGCAAGAGCCCGCTCAACGCCGCCTGTTCTCAGCCACAGGAGAAGGCTACTCTGGGCCGCTACTACCAGGTGTGCCAGCAACTGGTGGAGGCCGGGGCCAAGGTGGGCACAGAGGACCTGCAGCACCAGACGCCGCTGCACATGTCCTGCAAGAACGTGAACCCGGACGTGGTGGACCTCATGCTGAAAAACGGGGCCCACGTCAATGACATGTGCTACGGGGGCAACGCGCCCATGCACAACGTGCTGAAAGAGGTGGCCTACAAGCCAGAGCATGAGCCAGAGAGAGTGGTGCAAGCGCTGCTAAACTACGGATCAATACGAGTCTGGCCAGGAGCACTGCCCCAG GTTTTGAAATACTGTTGCACTTCTCCTCGTGTCATTGAGGTTCTCTTGAATGCCTATGACCGCCTCAAAATCACAGAAGCCTGGGTGGAGGCTGTGCCACCCGAAGTATTCAAG CAACACCAAGGTTTCTATGAGTCAGTGTTCGCTCTGACCCAAACACCTCGGTCACTGCAGCATTTGGCTCGCTTCAAACTACGGAACTATCTTGAGGGACGCCTGACAAAGGTGGTACCCAAACTCGACCTCCCCAACTTCTTGAAGAAATACCTTCTGCTGGATTTCAGAGACTATGTCCACTGA
- the gbx1 gene encoding homeobox protein GBX-1 — translation MQRPSGQGTAFSIDSLIGTPQPRPGHLLYTGYPMFMPYRPLMIPQALSHSPLPSGIPPLAPLASFAGRLTNTFCASLGQGMPSMVALTTTLPSFSEPPDSFYPPQEMPGPRLSTDPTIRRQESPHSEDLHAREKASELLNFSETFQTITGETKLYSSDEEKLDLKSADAACSDREDSSGDSENESFSDGNNCGSLSQKSKLKPGSQDSLPPGSSAGKSRRRRTAFTSEQLLELEKEFHCKKYLSLTERSQIAHALKLSEVQVKIWFQNRRAKWKRIKAGNVNNRSGEPVRNPKIVVPIPVHVNRFAVRSQHQQIEQGSRP, via the exons ATGCAGCGACCGAGCGGACAAGGGACGGCGTTTTCAATTGACTCGTTGATTGGGACCCCGCAACCAAGGCCGGGGCACCTGCTCTACACCGGCTATCCCATGTTTATGCCGTATCGACCACTGATGATTCCGCAAGCCCTCTCTCATTCGCCTTTACCGTCCGGTATTCCTCCGTTGGCTCCTTTGGCGTCGTTCGCGGGACGACTCACGAATACTTTCTGTGCAAGTTTGGGACAGGGAATGCCTTCTATGGTGGCGCTAACAACAACGCTGCCGAGTTTTTCGGAACCACCGGACAGTTTTTATCCCCCACAGGAGATGCCTGGACCTCGATTAAGTACTGATCCAACTATTAGGAGACAGGAAAGCCCGCACTCCGAGGATCTGCACGCCAGAGAGAAAGCCTCGGAACTTCTCAACTTCTCAGAAACTTTCCAAACTATTACAG GTGAGACCAAACTGTACAGTTCGGACGAGGAGAAGCTGGATCTAAAGTCAGCGGATGCGGCATGTAGTGATCGAGAGGACAGCTCCGGAGACAGTGAGAACGAAAGTTTCTCGGATGGGAACAACTGTGGGTCGTTATCCCAAAAGAGCAAACTCAAGCCCGGCTCTCAGGACTCCTTACCACCGGGAAGTTCTGCTGGCAAAAGCAGACGGAGACGAACAGCTTTCACCAGCGAACAGTTGCTTGAACTAGAGAAGGAGTTCCACTGTAAAAAGTACCTATCTCTCACGGAGCGCTCGCAAATCGCACACGCACTTAAATTGAGCGAGGTCCAGGTAAAAATCTGGTTTCAGAATCGCCGGGCCAAATGGAAAAGGATCAAAGCCGGCAACGTCAACAATCGGTCAGGGGAGCCGGTGAGGAACCCCAAAATTGTTGTTCCAATTCCAGTTCATGTCAACAGGTTTGCCGTCAGGAGCCAGCACCAACAAATAGAGCAAGGCAGTAGGCCCTGA